The following are from one region of the Lytechinus variegatus isolate NC3 chromosome 4, Lvar_3.0, whole genome shotgun sequence genome:
- the LOC121412904 gene encoding flavin reductase (NADPH)-like, translated as MKLAILGATGRTGQSLILQAIKAGHQVVAVVRDPEKLRDIEQNVDDFSLKIVKGDIYSSDSLQPIFDGCDAVLSGLGGQTLFSTVTLYSRSCKAIVEAMRHANVKRFVVITSWYTQVDPKDDPGFVARWVIRPMLKKVLSDMLIMETYLETECQDIDYTAVRPAQLNSKQSTGQPFVVEERQFVNASTSIPRADVARFMLQCLDEDKYYKKFLAIGVK; from the exons ATGAAGTTGGCCATTTTGGGCGCTACAGGCCGGACAGGACAAAGCCTTATTCTTCAAGCCATCAAGGCTGGTCACCAGGTCGTTGCCGTGGTCAGAGATCCTGAGAAACTACGTGATATCGAGCAGAATGTCGACGACTTCAGTTTGAAG ATTGTAAAGGGTGATATATATTCGTCTGATAGTCTTCAACCAATCTTCGATGGTTGCGATGCAGTCCTGTCTGGTCTTGGTGGCCAGACCTTATTCTCTACAGTCACGCTCTACTCAAGATCTTGCAAAGCAATCGTGGAAGCCATGAGACATGCCAACGTGAAAAGATTCGTCGTAATCACATCTTGGTATACGCAAG TCGACCCTAAAGACGATCCCGGGTTCGTAGCCCGTTGGGTGATCAGACCTATGCTCAAGAAGGTCTTGAGTGATATGCTCATTATGGAAACATATCTGGAGACAGAATGCCAAGATATCGACTACACTGCTGTGAGACCCGCTCAGCTCAATAGCAAACAGAGCACAG GTCAACCATTCGTCGTAGAAGAACGTCAGTTCGTGAATGCATCTACATCCATACCTCGAGCTGATGTAGCAAGGTTCATGTTACAATGTCTGGACGAGGACAAGTATTACAAGAAATTTCTTGCCATTggtgtaaaataa